The Acipenser ruthenus chromosome 25, fAciRut3.2 maternal haplotype, whole genome shotgun sequence genome has a window encoding:
- the LOC117414173 gene encoding CD276 antigen-like isoform X2, producing MAVIFKSLLFLSVFTADAFEVKAPRKHNIAVYGEPAFLECSYPTSGDSPLNQLVVTWQREDNEVVHSFYYGSDQTDSQSQRYRNRTSLYLPQLLKGNASLRLDRVGPQDAGDYLCSVSNLEGTGKDVLHLAFAAYYKEPRFSVKLHSGNTSLLYESEGYPEAQVQWLTPQGRDLPHRTEALQQTNGSRLYTLKSLLVVDLNSDTDFTFILQNDMLNQTITRFVSFSRVAGLLCYQRRKRPDMGGTGTL from the exons ATGGCTGTGATTTTCAAGAGTCTGCTTTTCTTGAGCGTTTTCACGGCAg ATGCCTTTGAGGTCAAGGCCCCCAGAAAGCACAACATAGCTGTCTATGGCGAGCCTGCGTTTCTGGAATGCAGTTACCCCACGAGTGGCGACTCCCCTCTGAATCAGCTGGTGGTAACATGGCAGCGTGAGGACAACGAGGTGGTGCACAGCTTCTACTACGGTTCGGATCAGACCGACAGTCAGAGCCAGCGCTACCGAAACAGGACCAGCCTTTACCTGCCCCAGTTACTGAAGGGAAATGCATCACTGCGTCTCGACCGGGTCGGGCCCCAGGACGCAGGGGATTATCTGTGCTCCGTCAGCAACCTGGAAGGAACAGGGAAAGACGTTTTGCATTTAGCATTTGCAG CTTACTACAAGGAGCCCCGTTTCAGCGTCAAGCTGCACTCTGGGAACACCTCTCTCCTGTATGAGAGCGAGGGCTATCCTGAAGCACAGGTCCAGTGGCTCACCCCACAGGGCAGGGACCTCCCACACCGTACTGAAGCCCTCCAGCAGACTAACGGGAGCAGGCTGTACACTCTCAAGAGTCTCCTTGTGGTGGATCTCAATTCAGACACCGACTTCACTTTCATACTGCAGAACGACATGCTGAATCAGACAATCACCAGATTTGTCAGTTTCAGTCGAG TGGCTGGTTTGCTTTGCTACCAGAGAAGAAAAAGACCGGACATGGGAGGGACAGGGACTTTATAG
- the LOC117414173 gene encoding CD276 antigen-like isoform X1 — protein sequence MAVIFKSLLFLSVFTADAFEVKAPRKHNIAVYGEPAFLECSYPTSGDSPLNQLVVTWQREDNEVVHSFYYGSDQTDSQSQRYRNRTSLYLPQLLKGNASLRLDRVGPQDAGDYLCSVSNLEGTGKDVLHLAFAAYYKEPRFSVKLHSGNTSLLYESEGYPEAQVQWLTPQGRDLPHRTEALQQTNGSRLYTLKSLLVVDLNSDTDFTFILQNDMLNQTITRFVSFSRDGDGDSENNCDCLGKRLAIVLIVITALLLSVAGLLCYQRRKRPDMGGTGTL from the exons ATGGCTGTGATTTTCAAGAGTCTGCTTTTCTTGAGCGTTTTCACGGCAg ATGCCTTTGAGGTCAAGGCCCCCAGAAAGCACAACATAGCTGTCTATGGCGAGCCTGCGTTTCTGGAATGCAGTTACCCCACGAGTGGCGACTCCCCTCTGAATCAGCTGGTGGTAACATGGCAGCGTGAGGACAACGAGGTGGTGCACAGCTTCTACTACGGTTCGGATCAGACCGACAGTCAGAGCCAGCGCTACCGAAACAGGACCAGCCTTTACCTGCCCCAGTTACTGAAGGGAAATGCATCACTGCGTCTCGACCGGGTCGGGCCCCAGGACGCAGGGGATTATCTGTGCTCCGTCAGCAACCTGGAAGGAACAGGGAAAGACGTTTTGCATTTAGCATTTGCAG CTTACTACAAGGAGCCCCGTTTCAGCGTCAAGCTGCACTCTGGGAACACCTCTCTCCTGTATGAGAGCGAGGGCTATCCTGAAGCACAGGTCCAGTGGCTCACCCCACAGGGCAGGGACCTCCCACACCGTACTGAAGCCCTCCAGCAGACTAACGGGAGCAGGCTGTACACTCTCAAGAGTCTCCTTGTGGTGGATCTCAATTCAGACACCGACTTCACTTTCATACTGCAGAACGACATGCTGAATCAGACAATCACCAGATTTGTCAGTTTCAGTCGAG ACGGCGACGGCGATTCAGAAAATAATTGTGATTGTCTCGGGAAGAGATTGGCTATCGTTCTCATCGTGATTACTGCTTTACTTCTTTCAGTGGCTGGTTTGCTTTGCTACCAGAGAAGAAAAAGACCGGACATGGGAGGGACAGGGACTTTATAG